A genomic window from Prunus persica cultivar Lovell chromosome G2, Prunus_persica_NCBIv2, whole genome shotgun sequence includes:
- the LOC109947595 gene encoding uncharacterized protein LOC109947595 isoform X1, whose product MGSTSTTVIIESPEERTEEALKQDGSLDEARKLHKELAEKKFLRGTEQVELPRNKKSEATNTNKTNESPATIRGNSIKATGSCRAKSHHVGVFECNNRDQGTGCDIENNEVDAKDSQFVGVFNCGNESKKPNYFNITHLYFVCLVLLCFAMYKY is encoded by the exons ATGGGTTCTACAAGCACCACTGTAATCATTGAGTCCCCAGAAGAAAGAACTGAAGAAGCGCTCAAACAAG ATGGGTCTCTAGATGAAGCTAGAAAACTGCACAAGGAGTtggcagaaaaaaaatttctgcgTGGAACTGAACAAGTAGAGCTCCCacgaaacaaaaaaagtgagGCCACAAATACCAATAAAACCAACGAGAGTCCCGCTACCATTCGTGGGAATTCAATTAAAGCAACAGGTAGCTGCCGTGCTAAAAGCCACCATGTTGGGGTTTTCGAGTGCAACAACCGTGATCAGGGGACAGGCTGCGACATTGAAAATAATGAGGTTGATGCAAAAGACAGCCAGTTTGTTGGGGTTTTCAATTGTGGCAACGAGTCCAAAAAgccaaattatttcaacatTACTCATCTGTACTTTGTGTGCTTGGTGTTGCTCTGCTTCGCtatgtataaatattaa
- the LOC109947595 gene encoding uncharacterized protein LOC109947595 isoform X2, which produces MGSTSTTVIIESPEERTEEALKQDEARKLHKELAEKKFLRGTEQVELPRNKKSEATNTNKTNESPATIRGNSIKATGSCRAKSHHVGVFECNNRDQGTGCDIENNEVDAKDSQFVGVFNCGNESKKPNYFNITHLYFVCLVLLCFAMYKY; this is translated from the exons ATGGGTTCTACAAGCACCACTGTAATCATTGAGTCCCCAGAAGAAAGAACTGAAGAAGCGCTCAAACAAG ATGAAGCTAGAAAACTGCACAAGGAGTtggcagaaaaaaaatttctgcgTGGAACTGAACAAGTAGAGCTCCCacgaaacaaaaaaagtgagGCCACAAATACCAATAAAACCAACGAGAGTCCCGCTACCATTCGTGGGAATTCAATTAAAGCAACAGGTAGCTGCCGTGCTAAAAGCCACCATGTTGGGGTTTTCGAGTGCAACAACCGTGATCAGGGGACAGGCTGCGACATTGAAAATAATGAGGTTGATGCAAAAGACAGCCAGTTTGTTGGGGTTTTCAATTGTGGCAACGAGTCCAAAAAgccaaattatttcaacatTACTCATCTGTACTTTGTGTGCTTGGTGTTGCTCTGCTTCGCtatgtataaatattaa